In Mesotoga infera, the genomic window ATTCCAAGCACTTCACCGTGCCTGAGTTCCAGATCGATTCCACTCAGAACCTCTTCCTTTCCATAACTGAAATGCAGATCTCTTATCTGTATTGGATCAACCATCATTAGCCACTTCCCTGCTTCTTAGAAGATATATGAAGACGGGAGCGCCTACCAGGGCAGTCACTGCACCGATTGGGAGTTCCGTGGGTTGAAAGAGCGTTCTCGCAATGGTATCGCAGACCACCAGAAAAACCCCGCCGAACATAGCAGTTGCAGGAAGGTTCAGCTTGCTGTCAGTTCCAAAGGCAAGCCTAACCATGTGGGGTATAACAAGTCCCACAAAACCAATCAAACCGGCTGTTG contains:
- a CDS encoding ABC transporter ATP-binding protein, with protein sequence MVDPIQIRDLHFSYGKEEVLSGIDLELRHGEVLG